Proteins encoded in a region of the Balneola sp. genome:
- a CDS encoding DUF5117 domain-containing protein produces the protein MKLSVLLLLGILISATTFAQTPSINEKTEGLTVTEGYFDYYFDEAKDQLWLKIDKLDTEFLYANYLSAGVGSNDIGLDRSQQGGERIVYFEKRGPKVYLIQPNLDYIARSDNELEKKSVREAFASSILHAFPVAAEEDGEYLIDLTPFLIRDAHNVIGRLRGRGEGNYSLDKSRSSLYKEGTFNFPKNSEFETRLTFSGSNPGGQVRSVVPSPTSITVRQHHSFVELPDDNYTPRKYDPRGGYYPTSFMDYASPINEPMEIRFINRHRLEKKDPSADVSEAVEPIIYYLDNGTPEPVRSALLDGARWWNEAFEAAGYKDAFQVRILPDDAHPLDIRYNVINWVHRSTRGWSYGGSVVDPRTGEIIKGNVLLGSLRVRQDYMIATGLLAPFEEGTENDPRMLDMALARIRQLSAHEIGHTLGIYHNFTSSVNNRASVMDYPHPKVDIVNGELDLSDAYDVGIGDWDKVTIEFGYQDFPEGTNEEEALNEILEDAHDRGLKYISDSDARPQGGAHPFAHLWEYGNDPVSQLSHILEVREIALSNFGEANIPMGTPMTYLEDVLVPIYLFHRYQLEGTVKLIGGLDYSYKLRGDNQPNPQIVEARMQRRALQEMLSAIDPEVLALPENVLDMIPTRPPGIPSTRELFKGNTGPSLDALAIAETAANVPISLILNPWRANRLVEYGARDNNLSLQETIDELIEASWGKRAGDDYLGSIQQVVNHLVTVNLIRLHASNQANPLTKAIVFNKLQELEEMLSENGSAMAQQSAVMIDSYLDDPEEFEMPNSLSPPPGSPIGSGGLHYCGF, from the coding sequence ATGAAACTATCGGTACTACTTCTTCTGGGGATTTTAATCTCTGCCACTACTTTTGCTCAAACCCCTTCTATTAACGAAAAAACGGAAGGCCTAACTGTAACCGAGGGTTATTTCGACTACTACTTTGATGAAGCGAAAGACCAGCTTTGGCTAAAAATTGATAAGCTGGATACTGAATTTTTATATGCCAATTATCTTTCTGCTGGAGTTGGCTCGAATGATATCGGGTTAGATCGAAGTCAACAAGGAGGAGAGCGTATTGTTTACTTTGAAAAGCGAGGGCCTAAAGTATATCTCATTCAGCCAAACCTCGATTACATTGCACGATCAGATAACGAACTTGAAAAAAAGTCGGTCCGTGAAGCATTTGCGTCTTCTATTCTCCACGCTTTTCCGGTAGCAGCTGAAGAAGATGGTGAATATCTCATTGATTTAACTCCTTTCCTCATTCGTGATGCCCATAATGTAATAGGCAGACTTAGAGGACGGGGAGAAGGAAATTACAGTCTCGACAAGTCTCGTTCATCCCTTTATAAAGAAGGAACATTCAATTTCCCCAAAAATAGTGAATTTGAAACTCGCTTAACCTTTAGCGGAAGCAATCCCGGTGGGCAAGTTCGATCTGTAGTCCCATCTCCTACCTCAATTACTGTTCGCCAACATCATTCGTTTGTTGAATTACCCGATGATAATTATACCCCAAGAAAGTATGATCCTCGAGGAGGTTACTATCCTACTTCATTTATGGATTATGCTTCTCCTATAAACGAACCGATGGAAATTCGATTTATAAATCGTCATCGACTTGAAAAGAAGGACCCTTCTGCTGATGTAAGCGAAGCCGTTGAGCCCATCATTTACTATTTGGATAATGGTACTCCTGAGCCAGTCCGCAGTGCGTTGCTTGATGGGGCTCGTTGGTGGAATGAAGCCTTTGAGGCCGCTGGTTATAAAGATGCTTTCCAGGTTAGGATTCTTCCTGATGATGCCCATCCATTAGATATCCGGTATAATGTCATTAACTGGGTGCATCGCTCTACTCGGGGATGGTCTTATGGTGGATCAGTGGTAGATCCAAGGACAGGTGAAATTATAAAAGGGAATGTTCTCCTTGGTTCGCTAAGAGTTCGTCAGGATTACATGATTGCTACTGGTTTGCTTGCTCCTTTTGAAGAAGGGACTGAGAACGATCCCAGGATGTTGGACATGGCTTTAGCGAGGATTCGTCAGCTTTCCGCGCATGAGATCGGTCATACTCTTGGGATCTATCATAATTTTACCTCTAGTGTTAATAATCGCGCTTCCGTAATGGATTATCCTCATCCTAAAGTGGATATCGTAAATGGAGAGCTGGATTTAAGTGATGCCTATGACGTAGGTATTGGAGATTGGGATAAAGTTACGATCGAGTTTGGCTACCAGGATTTCCCTGAGGGTACCAACGAAGAAGAAGCTCTAAATGAAATTTTAGAAGATGCGCATGACAGGGGCCTGAAATATATATCCGATAGTGATGCGCGCCCTCAGGGAGGGGCTCATCCATTTGCTCACCTTTGGGAATATGGAAACGACCCCGTTTCACAATTGTCTCATATCCTCGAAGTGAGAGAAATAGCGCTTAGCAATTTTGGAGAAGCCAATATTCCTATGGGTACACCAATGACCTATCTCGAAGATGTTTTGGTGCCGATTTACTTATTTCATCGATATCAGCTTGAAGGAACTGTTAAACTAATTGGAGGTCTTGACTACTCCTATAAGCTTCGTGGTGATAACCAGCCTAACCCACAGATTGTAGAAGCCAGAATGCAGCGACGAGCTTTACAGGAAATGTTGTCTGCAATTGATCCTGAGGTACTGGCGCTTCCAGAGAATGTGCTGGATATGATCCCGACCCGTCCACCTGGAATACCATCAACTCGGGAATTATTTAAGGGAAATACCGGTCCCTCATTAGACGCCTTGGCAATAGCAGAAACGGCAGCGAATGTACCTATTAGCTTGATATTGAATCCATGGAGAGCTAATCGACTTGTAGAATATGGTGCAAGAGATAACAACCTATCCCTTCAGGAAACCATTGATGAGTTAATCGAAGCATCTTGGGGTAAAAGAGCTGGAGACGATTACTTAGGTTCAATCCAGCAAGTTGTAAACCATCTGGTAACAGTAAACCTGATTAGGCTTCATGCTTCCAATCAGGCAAATCCTCTTACTAAAGCGATTGTATTCAATAAGCTTCAGGAGTTGGAAGAAATGTTGAGCGAGAATGGTTCCGCTATGGCTCAACAATCTGCAGTTATGATTGATAGCTACCTGGATGACCCGGAGGAATTCGAAATGCCTAACTCTTTGTCTCCGCCTCCAGGATCACCTATTGGCTCTGGTGGTTTACACTATTGCGGTTTTTAA